A window of the Microplitis mediator isolate UGA2020A chromosome 5, iyMicMedi2.1, whole genome shotgun sequence genome harbors these coding sequences:
- the LOC130667688 gene encoding probable ATP-dependent RNA helicase DDX31 — protein sequence MTGGNMSILLNVSGLSEKSQVSKVTKNKNSNKDSVKPDKKLKKNSNEDSSNKNNKRIKQKSLAAIVAQNKNRAVKLAAHNVESSKKLSGILKNSKDKDKDKESKDSELVSFVKPSTTGLKTILAKPKVDNKSSKSLADIYNKKYDDKSNFNLLINSTVTDNSHEEKNQSFEVRRFDKNSDKNNYGDRKNLNDKSKFKNNNGHEKKPDRERVYNNKPSGKISSLFGNNPEIPKIGQRLVKPVNEPVFSKVTFTELGLHPYAVSNLEQNMKIVHATTVQQKAIPKIFTGNDILIRSQTGSGKTLTYALPIVESLHKIRPKLSRNDGLKALVVVPTRELALQTYECFLKLIKPYTWIVPGYLVGGEKRKAEKARLRRGCTILVATPGRLLDHIKHTEALKMNDVKCLVLDEADRMLDMGYEKDISEIVSALNVSQPDDNTGYDPMKMLRQNTVKKFDDEIEQDDEPAVEEKNQEEEEEDEETQEYHSATDSDNDSEESPIKQKKVKKISDKNKPDKSDSEENKSPSVKNGRQTILLSATLTSAVEKLAGLTMTNPMFIDAAEDNLKNSKGNMSDINEDLIVPESVTQSYVVIPPKLKMVTLSAAIVGLCKRAGQHKILVFMATQDMVDYYTNILSSVLTKLDDEDDEDSDPLVDVEFYKLHGNMTQKERTEVFKTFRLSRTGVLLSTDVAARGLDLPKVDSVIQYTGPLSARDYVHRIGRTARAGTAGTAIIFLTPPEIEFVRMLESRKIRIKQEDMDDILLRLMGPLSRQNTVQEAATNLQNKFENFVLNDSKLHAAACKAYASWMRFYTSYPRDMRDIFDRKTLHLGHYAKSFALRDPPQRIGSVNKQFREKNPEKPVHNNRLSNERTERIRQQKESKEHGLGAGALKRSRMLNISEYGDGLAPLKKSKK from the exons TGGAAATATGAGTATTCTGTTAAATGTTTCTGGCTTGTCAGAAAAGTCGCAAGTATCGAAG gtaacgaaaaataaaaattcaaataaagatTCAGTTAAACCTGacaagaaattgaaaaaaaattcaaatgaagaTTCGAGtaacaaaaataacaaaagaataaaacaaaaatcattgGCGGCAATCGTTGCTCAGAATAAAAATCGGGCTGTTAAACTTGCAGCCCACAATGTGGAGTCTAGTAAAAAATTGAgtgggatattaaaaaatagtaaagacAAAGACAAAGATAAAGAGAGTAAAGACAGTGAGCTCGTATCTTTTGTTAAACCATCGACGACTGgtttgaaaacaattttagCTAAACCGAAAGTTGACAATAAATCCAGCAAATCGTTGGctgatatttataataaaaaatatgatgataaatctaattttaatttgttaataaattcaacTGTTACTGATAACTCGCACGAAGAAAAAAACCAGAGTTTTGAAGTGAGaagatttgataaaaattcggataaaaataattacggcgatagaaaaaatttaaatgataaatcaaagtttaaaaataataatgggcATGAAAAAAAACCCGACAGAGAACgagtttataataataaaccgTCTGGAAAAATATCATCACTGTTTGGAAATAATCCAGAGATTCCGAAAATTGGACAGAGACTTGTTAAGCCGGTTAATGAACCAGTTTTTAGTAAAGTCACATTTACTGAACTTGGTCTTCATCCATATGCA gTGTCAAATTTAGaacaaaatatgaaaatagtTCACGCGACAACAGTCCAGCAGAAGGcgattcctaaaatttttaccggaaatgatattttaattagatCACAAACGGGCTCTGGTAAGACTCTGACCTACGCGCTGCCAATTGTTGAGTCGTTGCATAAAATAAGACCAAAATTATCAAGGAATGACGGGTTGAAAGCTTTGGTCGTTGTACCGACTCGTGAATTAGCTCTGCAGACCTACGAGTGCTTTTTGAAACTCATTAAG ccTTACACGTGGATTGTCCCGGGATATTTAGTCGGTGGGGAAAAGCGGAAAGCTGAGAAAGCTAGATTGAGACGTGGATGTACTATTTTAGTAGCGACACCAGGTAGATTATTGGATCATATAAAGCACACTGAAGCCTTGAAAATGAATGATGTCAAGTGTTTGGTGTTGGATGAAGCTGATCGCATGCTCGACATGGGTTACGAGAAAGATATCTCAGA aATTGTGTCTGCTCTAAATGTATCACAGCCAGACGACAATACTGGGTATGATCCGATGAAAATGTTGCGTCAGAACACCGTTAAAAAGTTTGATGATGAAATTGAGCAAGACGATGAACCCGCggtagaagaaaaaaatcaagaagaagaagaagaagatgaaGAAACTCAAGAGTATCATTCAGCAACAGACAGTGATAATGATTCCGAAGAATCTCCAATTAAacagaaaaaagttaaaaaaataagtgacaAAAATAAACCAGATAAAAGTGAtagtgaagaaaataaaagtccgAGTGTTAAAAATGGCAGGCagacaattttattgtcaGCAACTTTGACTAGTGCCGTTGAAAAACTCGCAGGTCTCACTATGACGAATCCGATGTTTATCGATGCCGCTgaagacaatttaaaaaattcgaaggGAAATATGTCTGATATAAATGAAGATTTAATTGTACCCGAAAGTGTCACTCAGAGTTACGTCGTTATCCCGCCAAAATTGAAAATGGTTACGCTGAGTGCTGCCATTGTCGGGCTTTGTaag cgcGCAggtcaacacaaaattttagtCTTCATGGCTACCCAAGACATGGTTGATTATTACACAAATATTTTGTCTTCAGTACTCACTAAACTTGACGATGAAGACGACGAAGACTCGGATCCCCTCGTCGAcgttgaattttataaattacacgGGAACATGACGCAAAAAGAAAGAACGGAAGTCTTTAAGACTTTTAGACTGTCTCGTACCGGAGTTCTCCTCAGCACG GATGTGGCAGCTCGTGGCTTAGATTTGCCGAAAGTAGACAGTGTAATTCAGTACACTGGACCTCTATCAGCCCGCGATTATGTCCATCGCATCGGACGTACGGCTCGCGCAGGTACCGCAGGGACGGCAATTATTTTTCTGACGCCGCCGGAAATAGAATTTGTCCGCATGCTGGAGTCACGTAAGATACGTATCAAACAAGAGGACATGGATGACATATTGCTACGGCTGATGGGGCCCCTGTCCCGACAAAATACCGTCCAAGAAGCCGCCACAAATCTACAGAATAAATTTGAGAATTTCGTGTTGAATGACAGTAAGCTACACGCCGCGGCTTGCAAGG cttACGCGTCTTGGATGCGTTTCTACACGAGCTATCCCCGGGATATGCGGGATATTTTCGACCGCAAAACCCTTCACTTGGGTCACTATGCCAAGAGTTTCGCTCTGAGAGATCCGCCCCAGCGAATAGGTTCCGTCAACAAACAGTTTCGGGAAAAAAATCCAGAGAAGCCGGTCCACAACAACAGATTGTCTAACGAAAG AACCGAGAGAATAAGGCAGCAAAAAGAATCCAAGGAACATGGACTCGGTGCCGGCGCATTGAAACGCTCGCGGATGCTAAATATTTCCGAGTACGGAGATGGATTAGCGCCGctgaaaaaatctaaaaaatga